From Primulina huaijiensis isolate GDHJ02 chromosome 15, ASM1229523v2, whole genome shotgun sequence, one genomic window encodes:
- the LOC140960042 gene encoding peptidyl-tRNA hydrolase, mitochondrial: protein MKLMRGVIMLVGRFSKRFFCAAAFSNPRPWLFVGLGNTGDKYMGTRHNVGFELIDAFAKSQGISMDAVHCKAIFGKGFVHGVPVFLAKPQTYMNLSGESSGPMAAYYKLPLNRVLVFHDDMGLPCGVLRLHPKGNHGSHNGLKSVIDHFRGNKEFPRLRIGIGRPPGQMDPKAFLLQKFNAKARERIDVALEEGVDVLKEVLSKGLTESARCFNREQKYKHLRLQTMPV from the exons ATGAAATTGATGCGAGGAGTGATAATGCTCGTCGGTAGATTTTCCAAACGTTTCTTTTGTGCTGCTGCGTTTTCTAACCCACGCCCATGGCTTTTCGTGGGATTGGGTAACACTGGAGATAAATATATGGGCACTAGACACAACGTCGGCTTTGAACTAATCGATGCATTTGCTAAATCACAAGGGATTTCAATGGATGCCGTTCATTGCAAAGCCATCTTTGGGAAAG GTTTTGTTCACGGGGTTCCGGTTTTTTTGGCGAAGCCTCAGACTTACATGAATTTAAGCGGCGAATCT AGCGGTCCTATGGCGGCTTATTATAAGCTTCCTCTCAATCGAGTTTTAGTG TTTCATGATGACATGGGTTTACCTTGTGGGGTACTCCGTCTTCACCCCAAGGGAAATCATGGAAGTCACAATGG GCTGAAAAGTGTGATCGATCATTTTCGTGGGAATAAAGAATTTCCTCGGCTAAGAATTG gCATTGGGAGGCCTCCTGGTCAGATGGATCCAAAAGCGTTCCTTCTTCAGAAATTCAACGCCAAAGCTCGTGAAAGG ATTGATGTTGCATTAGAAGAGGGTGTTGATGTGCTGAAAGAAGTCTTGTCAAAAGGCTTGACAGAGAGTGCTAGATGTTTCAATAGGGAGCAGAAGTATAAACATCTAAGACTGCAGACTATGCCAGTATGA